The following proteins are encoded in a genomic region of Carassius auratus strain Wakin unplaced genomic scaffold, ASM336829v1 scaf_tig00214664, whole genome shotgun sequence:
- the clmpa gene encoding CXADR-like membrane protein, which yields MSASARALLLVLLSVLQANGQTEMKKVVGDNATLPCHHQLWQADISLLDIEWMLHRSSSRQNVVITYSGGRIYDTNENEARRLSLAGDYLKGDASLLISDLSLSDSGEYICKVKNGGKYYWNTVKLIVLLKPSKPRCWMEGRLLEGSDVRLSCKSTDGSDPISYKWERVLDNGKYVGKLPPLALIDLKNPEIVTLKNLTRESAGVYKCTASNDVGEENCTLEVKVHYVRGMGVVAGAVVGVSFGVLLIILIVWLVFRKKEKKKYEEEEAPNEIREDAEAPKAKLVKPNSLSSSRSGSSRSGASSTQSMVHNSALRGPRPRLPVVAALKESGQAENFPPVPPPYNHVVPKPPEPSSSPKASPAKLSPGNLARMGATPVMIPAQTKAFQTV from the exons TATTGCTGAGTGTGCTTCAGGCAAATGGCCAGACAGAGATGAAGAAGGTGGTTGGAGACAACGCCACGCTGCCGTGCCACCATCAGCTGTGGCAAGCCGACATCTCCCTGCTGGACATCGAATGGATGCTGCATAGATCCAGCTCACGGCAGAATGTG GTGATCACATACTCTGGCGGTAGGATCTATGACACCAACGAAAACGAAGCAAGGCGGCTGTCCCTAGCGGGAGACTATCTAAAAGGCGACGCTTCACTCTTGATCAGTGACCTCTCACTCAGCGACTCCGGAGAATACATCTGCAAGGTCAAGAACGGCGGGAAGTACTACTGGAACACAGTCAAACTCATTGTACTCT TAAAGCCGTCTAAACCACGCTGTTGGATGGAAGGTCGTCTGCTAGAAGGAAGTGATGTCAGACTGAGCTGCAAGTCCACAGATGGTTCTGACCCAATCAGCTACAAATGGGAAAGAGTCTTAGACAATGGAAAATATGTCGGCAAGCTGCCACCTCTGGCCCTCATAG ATCTGAAGAACCCTGAGATTGTGACATTGAAGAATCTGACCAGGGAAAGCGCGGGTGTTTATAAATGCACCGCCAGCAATGATGTCGGAGAAGAAAACTGCACTTTAGAGGTCAAAGTTCACT ATGTCCGGGGGATGGGTGTGGTGGCTGGAGCGGTGGTGGGCGTGTCCTTCGGCGTTCTCCTCATCATCCTTATCGTCTGGCTTGTTTTCCGcaaaaaggagaagaagaaatatgAAGAGGAGGAAGCACCCAATGAAATAAG GGAAGATGCAGAGGCTCCCAAAGCCAAACTGGTGAAGCCgaactctctctcctcctcccgATCTGGTAGTTCTCGCTCCGGGGCCTCCTCCACTCAGTCTATGGTGCACAACAGCGCCCTCCGTGGGCCCAGGCCTCGACTGCCTGTCGTGGCTGCCCTTAAGGAAAGCGGGCAGGCCGAAAACTTCCCCCCGGTCCCACCGCCGTACAACCATGTGGTCCCCAAACCTCCGGAGCCCAGCAGTAGCCCCAAAGCCAGCCCGGCCAAACTCAGCCCTGGGAACCTGGCGAGGATGGGCGCCACACCAGTGATGATTCCCGCCCAAACCAAGGCATTTCAGACTGTGTAG